Proteins co-encoded in one Natronorubrum daqingense genomic window:
- a CDS encoding HAD family hydrolase, whose translation MKAVLFDMDGVLVDSETYWSTFEHEELFPDAVPDEDIDRAETSGMNFRDVYDYLETEYGTEISRSEWIDRFDAAAETVYTERVSLLDGLHDLLEELDERGVHTALVSSSPHHWIEQVLERFDLEGSFDRVVSADDIDAPSKPNPDVFEHAAAELDVSPENSLVVEDSENGIEAASRAGTTVVAYRIEAHDDLDYSSADHVVETPAEVRETVLEEVR comes from the coding sequence ATGAAGGCAGTGTTGTTCGACATGGACGGCGTCCTCGTCGACAGCGAGACCTACTGGTCGACGTTCGAACACGAGGAGTTGTTTCCCGACGCCGTCCCCGACGAAGACATCGACCGCGCCGAAACCAGCGGCATGAATTTTCGCGACGTCTACGACTACCTCGAGACCGAGTACGGAACCGAAATCTCTCGTTCCGAGTGGATCGATCGCTTCGACGCGGCCGCCGAAACCGTCTACACCGAACGCGTGTCCCTCCTCGACGGTCTCCACGACTTACTCGAGGAACTCGACGAGCGGGGCGTCCACACGGCACTCGTCTCCTCGTCTCCCCACCACTGGATCGAGCAGGTTCTCGAGCGATTCGACCTCGAGGGTTCCTTCGACCGCGTCGTCAGCGCCGACGACATCGACGCGCCGAGCAAGCCGAATCCGGACGTCTTCGAACACGCGGCGGCCGAACTGGACGTCTCGCCTGAGAACTCGCTCGTCGTCGAAGACTCCGAAAACGGGATCGAAGCCGCTTCTCGAGCCGGAACGACCGTCGTCGCCTACCGAATCGAGGCTCACGACGACCTCGACTACTCGTCGGCCGACCACGTCGTCGAAACGCCCGCCGAGGTTCGAGAGACGGTGCTCGAGGAGGTACGCTAA
- a CDS encoding WD40/YVTN/BNR-like repeat-containing protein, with amino-acid sequence MPLLIGTDDGLYRVESVPFEREEEELVLECGVVTALRSWGHTDGVFVASSSGAYRSLDGGETWEDLSVPLGDRFWHAGESEVWSILATADGALYAGTNDPYIYRSVDEGESWSELKGFRDLPSRGHWESPIDPHYARLRALETVPGRPEQLIAGVEAGGIHLSEDGGQTWIDRRETIVDDVHQILPITEDVWLATAGYLDIDLENLGLGHAVGEGGLHRTTDGGGSWTRLDRGNDFSYIRCVFVHDGTVFFCGGEEAPPAWVDDDHEVALFESTNFGRDFERVSFPGEPHEIIEAWAVHDGDVICGSGLFDVPDQRDDVNGRIMRRTDAGEYETVGRVGANVGRLEVVNAGSEGER; translated from the coding sequence ATGCCACTGTTGATCGGGACAGATGACGGTCTGTACCGAGTCGAAAGCGTGCCGTTCGAGCGTGAGGAAGAAGAATTGGTCCTCGAGTGTGGCGTCGTGACGGCGCTTCGATCGTGGGGCCACACCGACGGCGTCTTCGTCGCGTCCTCGAGCGGAGCGTACCGGTCGCTCGACGGCGGGGAGACGTGGGAGGACCTCAGCGTGCCGCTGGGCGATCGCTTCTGGCACGCCGGCGAGAGCGAGGTGTGGTCGATCCTCGCGACCGCGGACGGCGCGCTCTACGCCGGAACGAACGACCCCTACATTTACCGATCCGTCGACGAGGGCGAGTCGTGGTCGGAGCTGAAGGGATTCCGTGACCTGCCGTCTCGCGGCCACTGGGAGTCGCCGATCGATCCCCACTACGCGCGCTTGCGCGCACTCGAGACCGTGCCGGGACGACCCGAGCAACTGATCGCCGGCGTCGAAGCCGGCGGGATTCACCTGAGCGAGGACGGGGGACAGACGTGGATCGACCGCCGCGAGACCATCGTCGACGACGTCCACCAGATCCTGCCGATTACCGAAGACGTCTGGTTGGCGACGGCGGGATACCTCGACATCGACCTCGAGAACCTCGGACTCGGCCACGCGGTCGGCGAAGGGGGGCTCCATCGGACGACCGACGGCGGCGGGTCGTGGACCCGCCTCGATCGGGGCAACGACTTCTCGTACATCCGCTGCGTGTTCGTCCACGACGGCACCGTCTTCTTCTGTGGGGGCGAAGAGGCTCCGCCGGCGTGGGTCGACGACGACCACGAGGTCGCGCTGTTCGAGTCGACGAACTTCGGTCGCGACTTCGAACGGGTCTCCTTCCCCGGCGAGCCACACGAGATCATCGAAGCGTGGGCCGTCCACGACGGGGACGTCATCTGCGGCTCGGGACTCTTCGACGTGCCCGATCAACGCGACGACGTGAACGGCCGAATCATGCGCCGGACGGATGCTGGCGAGTACGAGACGGTCGGCCGCGTCGGGGCCAACGTCGGCCGACTCGAGGTTGTCAACGCCGGTTCGGAGGGTGAACGATGA
- a CDS encoding CaiB/BaiF CoA transferase family protein, whose product MSERDKILEGVTVLDLSTFVTGGFCSAMLANQGAEVLKIEQPGYGDAIRHSGPPFIEGESPYYWTVNYGKKSLELDLKNPRAKEALYELVEETDIFIQNFRPGTAERLEVDYDTIAQHNEDVIYLAISAFGQTGPWRERAGYDLLIQGMGGIMDVTGEEGRQPVKTGLPMTDLITSMWASFGAMTALYRRERTGDGEYIDLGMLESTLPWLTKQAGQVFAGNETRRMGTKDPVLAPYQTFETKDGFLNVCILNEKLWGELCEALERPDLPEDDRFETNADRVDHLDALEAEIEATLGTKTTDEWIEIIAEDAGVPAGPVYDVEEALTNPQIEARGTITELEHPELGTVPVIEHPLKFDRAETGFDRAPPLLGEHNRDVFRDLGYTEAELDELAEEGVFGAREEE is encoded by the coding sequence ATGAGCGAACGCGATAAGATTCTCGAGGGAGTCACCGTTCTGGATCTCTCGACGTTCGTTACCGGCGGGTTCTGCTCGGCGATGCTCGCAAATCAGGGAGCGGAGGTGCTCAAAATTGAACAACCCGGATACGGAGACGCGATTCGCCACTCCGGACCGCCGTTTATCGAGGGCGAGTCGCCGTACTACTGGACGGTCAACTACGGAAAGAAGAGCCTCGAACTCGACCTGAAAAACCCGCGAGCGAAGGAGGCGTTGTACGAACTCGTCGAGGAGACCGACATCTTCATTCAGAACTTCCGGCCGGGCACCGCAGAGCGACTCGAGGTCGATTACGACACGATCGCACAGCACAACGAGGACGTCATCTACCTCGCGATTTCCGCGTTCGGACAGACCGGCCCGTGGCGAGAGCGAGCGGGCTACGACCTGCTCATACAGGGAATGGGCGGAATCATGGACGTGACCGGCGAGGAAGGTCGCCAACCCGTCAAAACTGGGCTACCGATGACGGATCTCATCACTTCGATGTGGGCATCTTTCGGGGCGATGACGGCACTCTACCGGCGAGAACGGACCGGCGACGGCGAGTACATCGACCTCGGGATGCTCGAGTCGACGCTTCCCTGGCTCACTAAACAGGCCGGACAGGTCTTCGCGGGCAACGAGACGCGGCGGATGGGGACGAAAGATCCGGTGCTCGCACCGTATCAAACGTTCGAGACCAAAGACGGGTTTCTCAACGTCTGTATCCTCAACGAGAAGCTCTGGGGTGAGCTGTGTGAGGCGCTCGAGCGACCCGACCTCCCCGAAGACGACCGATTCGAGACGAACGCCGACCGCGTCGACCACTTAGATGCGTTAGAAGCCGAAATCGAAGCCACGCTCGGGACGAAGACGACCGACGAGTGGATCGAGATCATCGCCGAGGACGCCGGCGTCCCGGCCGGCCCCGTCTACGACGTTGAGGAAGCGTTGACGAATCCACAGATCGAGGCCCGCGGCACGATCACCGAACTCGAGCACCCCGAACTCGGAACGGTACCGGTCATCGAACACCCGCTGAAGTTCGACCGCGCGGAGACCGGATTCGACCGTGCGCCGCCGCTTCTCGGCGAGCACAACCGAGACGTATTCCGTGATCTGGGATACACCGAAGCCGAACTCGACGAGTTGGCCGAAGAAGGCGTCTTCGGCGCTCGAGAGGAAGAGTGA
- a CDS encoding TatD family hydrolase, with protein sequence MTSPHPTARPTDAAHLEDRDVDLPTELLNLPWIDVHNHAHTLSWDDRERYALSGCRSMVMVSSGYHWTPYKPVQASDVRYLWDDAINRRGAIERNHFFEAKLGLGIHTGVRIENPDELLEAMADYCDLEEVVAIGETGVTPSQHVSSWGLDEQRAVVQAQMELADAHDLPVLLHTPNTSSDSGRSYRPELGTPGYEKNPGLGQEPVIERENPALEAVKIDVEAARDAGLDEERVVASHADENNTEYLMAETDCYLSYTIGHSWLIGVDAADVADAIDEYGPDRIMIDTDCANVLRTDPFALKRAIFELYRYGIDEEAIRQVVLENPRDVFDIGQ encoded by the coding sequence ATGACCTCACCGCATCCGACCGCCCGGCCGACGGACGCAGCGCACCTCGAGGACCGAGACGTCGACCTCCCGACGGAGCTTCTCAACCTCCCGTGGATCGACGTTCACAACCACGCACACACGCTCTCGTGGGACGACCGTGAGCGCTACGCCCTCTCGGGGTGTCGATCCATGGTGATGGTCTCCTCGGGCTATCACTGGACGCCGTACAAACCCGTGCAGGCGTCCGACGTCCGCTACCTCTGGGACGACGCGATCAACCGACGCGGGGCGATCGAACGGAACCACTTCTTCGAAGCCAAACTCGGATTGGGGATCCACACGGGCGTTCGGATCGAGAACCCGGACGAGTTGCTCGAGGCGATGGCCGACTACTGCGACCTCGAGGAGGTCGTCGCGATCGGCGAAACCGGAGTTACCCCCTCCCAGCACGTTAGCTCGTGGGGCCTCGACGAGCAGCGCGCGGTCGTCCAGGCCCAGATGGAACTCGCGGACGCCCACGACCTGCCGGTGCTCCTCCACACGCCGAACACCTCGAGCGATTCGGGCCGTTCCTACCGCCCGGAACTCGGAACGCCGGGCTACGAGAAGAACCCCGGCCTGGGTCAGGAACCGGTCATTGAGAGGGAGAATCCCGCGCTCGAGGCGGTAAAAATCGACGTCGAGGCGGCCCGAGACGCCGGATTAGACGAGGAGCGAGTCGTCGCCTCACACGCGGACGAGAACAACACCGAGTACCTGATGGCGGAGACCGACTGCTACCTGAGCTACACGATCGGTCACTCGTGGCTGATCGGCGTCGACGCTGCAGACGTCGCCGACGCCATCGACGAGTACGGACCCGATCGGATCATGATCGACACCGACTGTGCCAACGTCCTGAGAACGGACCCGTTCGCGCTGAAGCGGGCGATTTTCGAACTTTATCGGTACGGGATCGACGAGGAGGCCATCAGGCAGGTGGTGCTCGAGAACCCGCGCGACGTGTTCGACATCGGCCAGTGA
- a CDS encoding fumarylacetoacetate hydrolase family protein, whose product MRLGQYTTTNTEQPWYGARTDEQTVVNLAEAGAATGVDLPRRSTELLAGREWQRKAELALEHAEETGTGVYDLDGLDRHAPVGDPQKVVCVGLNYRDHAEEGDNPIPDEPVLFSKFPTTVTGPGSTISWDPDLTEKVDYEAELVAVIGKEARRVDEDEALEHVAGYVVGNDVSARDLQHGDGQWVRGKSLDGFAPIGPELVTADEVSDPHDLEIWAEVNGERLQESTTANLIFGIDELVSFCSQAFTLKPGDLIFTGTPPGVGVYREPPVLLEDGDEVTIGVDELGELTNTCSFDTQ is encoded by the coding sequence ATGCGACTCGGACAATACACGACGACGAACACGGAACAGCCCTGGTATGGCGCCAGGACGGACGAACAGACGGTCGTCAACCTCGCCGAGGCGGGCGCTGCCACCGGCGTCGACCTGCCCCGGCGGAGTACCGAATTGCTAGCCGGCCGGGAGTGGCAACGGAAGGCAGAACTCGCTCTCGAGCACGCCGAGGAGACTGGAACCGGCGTCTACGACCTCGACGGTCTGGACCGGCACGCTCCCGTAGGCGATCCGCAGAAGGTCGTCTGCGTCGGGCTGAACTATCGGGACCACGCAGAGGAGGGCGACAACCCGATTCCGGACGAACCCGTGCTCTTCTCGAAGTTTCCGACGACCGTGACCGGCCCCGGGAGTACGATCAGCTGGGATCCCGACCTCACCGAGAAGGTCGACTACGAGGCCGAACTCGTCGCCGTCATCGGAAAGGAAGCGCGACGCGTCGACGAGGACGAGGCCCTCGAGCACGTGGCGGGTTACGTGGTGGGCAACGACGTCTCCGCTCGCGATCTCCAGCACGGCGACGGGCAGTGGGTTCGGGGGAAGAGCCTCGACGGCTTCGCACCCATCGGGCCGGAACTCGTGACCGCGGATGAAGTGTCAGACCCTCACGACCTCGAGATCTGGGCCGAAGTCAACGGCGAGCGCTTGCAGGAGTCGACGACCGCGAACCTCATCTTCGGGATCGACGAGCTGGTCTCGTTCTGCAGCCAGGCGTTCACACTGAAACCGGGCGACCTCATCTTCACCGGCACGCCGCCGGGCGTCGGCGTTTATCGAGAGCCACCCGTGCTGCTCGAGGACGGCGACGAGGTGACGATCGGCGTCGACGAACTCGGGGAACTGACGAACACCTGTTCGTTCGATACGCAGTAG
- a CDS encoding DEAD/DEAH box helicase — protein sequence MEVAEVLPEFADAFAFEEFNRMQREALPGLLESNENVVASAPTASGKTALAELAICKALANGGTALFIAPLRALTNEKEDDWDRFESLDYSVYVVTGERDLNPRRARRADILVMTPEKLDSATRKHESRRYDFVTDIDVCVIDEVHLLDADRRGSVLEVTVSRLRRLCDPRVVALSATMPNVDDVAAWLDAPAETTFEFGDDYRPVDLNAGVKTYTHGENSFADKYRRLYRAIDLAEPHLRDDGQALVFVSSRQDTVQAAKKARDEIAERDVPMGVRGDIEFHDESKAALDNDTLRNSVLDGVAFHHAGLSKTERDLVEQWFKEGHIELLFSTSTLAWGVNMPARCVVIRDTKIHDPLEGEVDMSPLDVLQMLGRAGRPGYDDVGYGWVVCDGSDADKYRRLLRDGKEIESRLAETLETHLNAEIAMGTITSLEEVMDWLETTFYYVRGQSKPEEYDFPNLRGRVRDCLEELVERGFVEMDADDLSIEATPRGVLASKYYLRLETAATFAELCDRVSEDGAVLEADDVLEAVATAEEFDSVSARQSERDAISATLVGHETGDLEAGQRKVLAILRGAANGSTPTELASDAWVIRRNATRLISALGAFLDRLAGPHAANLAKRVEARIENGVAEDAVGLTAIDQVGPGRASKLASEGLTTPGDIVEEGIGGLVDAGLTEGVAESVYEGAQSLPSIEFDWGQFPETVATGENEVCDVTVRNVGEPARAGVRVTVNGVEMTSTKTYLRGEETVPVGVFGADAEELEFTVTVTFPEESLLPLESTRTVDVV from the coding sequence ATGGAGGTCGCCGAGGTTCTCCCCGAATTCGCCGACGCCTTTGCCTTCGAGGAGTTCAACCGGATGCAACGCGAGGCACTGCCCGGATTGCTCGAGTCGAACGAAAACGTGGTCGCGAGCGCGCCGACCGCCTCGGGCAAGACAGCCCTCGCGGAGCTGGCGATCTGTAAGGCGCTCGCCAACGGCGGGACGGCGCTGTTTATCGCCCCGTTGCGAGCGCTGACGAACGAAAAGGAAGACGACTGGGACCGATTCGAGAGCCTGGATTACTCCGTTTACGTCGTCACCGGCGAGCGGGATCTGAATCCGCGGCGCGCGCGACGCGCGGACATCCTCGTGATGACGCCCGAGAAACTCGACTCGGCGACCCGCAAACACGAGTCGCGACGGTACGACTTCGTCACGGATATCGACGTCTGCGTCATCGACGAGGTCCACCTGCTGGACGCCGACCGACGCGGCTCGGTGCTCGAGGTGACGGTCTCTCGCCTGCGCCGGCTCTGTGATCCCCGCGTGGTCGCGCTCTCGGCGACGATGCCGAACGTCGACGACGTGGCGGCGTGGCTCGACGCGCCCGCGGAGACCACCTTCGAGTTCGGCGACGACTACCGACCGGTCGACCTCAACGCTGGCGTCAAGACCTACACGCACGGCGAGAACTCCTTCGCGGACAAGTACCGACGGCTCTACCGCGCGATCGACCTCGCGGAGCCCCACCTCCGAGATGACGGTCAGGCGCTCGTCTTCGTCTCTTCCCGTCAGGACACCGTGCAGGCGGCCAAGAAGGCTCGAGACGAAATCGCCGAGCGAGACGTTCCGATGGGCGTTCGCGGCGACATCGAGTTCCACGACGAGTCGAAAGCCGCACTCGACAACGACACCCTCCGAAACTCCGTCCTCGACGGCGTCGCGTTTCACCACGCGGGCCTCTCGAAGACGGAGCGAGACCTCGTCGAGCAGTGGTTCAAGGAGGGTCACATCGAACTGCTCTTCTCGACCTCGACGTTGGCCTGGGGCGTCAACATGCCCGCGCGCTGCGTCGTGATTCGCGACACGAAGATCCACGACCCCCTCGAGGGCGAAGTGGACATGAGCCCCCTCGACGTGCTCCAGATGCTCGGCCGTGCTGGACGGCCCGGCTACGACGACGTCGGCTACGGCTGGGTCGTCTGCGACGGGTCGGACGCGGACAAGTACCGCCGACTACTGCGAGACGGCAAGGAGATCGAATCCCGTCTCGCGGAGACGCTCGAGACCCACCTCAACGCCGAAATCGCGATGGGGACGATCACCTCGCTCGAGGAGGTGATGGACTGGCTCGAGACGACCTTTTACTACGTCCGCGGCCAGTCGAAGCCCGAAGAGTACGACTTTCCGAACCTCCGCGGGCGCGTCCGCGACTGCCTCGAGGAACTGGTCGAGCGCGGCTTCGTCGAGATGGACGCCGACGATCTCTCGATCGAGGCGACCCCGCGGGGCGTTCTCGCCTCGAAGTACTACCTGCGCCTCGAGACGGCGGCGACGTTCGCGGAACTCTGTGATCGAGTCAGCGAGGACGGCGCGGTTCTCGAGGCCGACGACGTGCTCGAGGCCGTCGCGACGGCGGAGGAGTTCGACTCGGTGTCGGCGCGCCAGTCCGAGCGCGACGCGATCAGCGCGACGCTGGTCGGCCACGAGACGGGAGACCTCGAGGCGGGCCAGCGAAAGGTGCTCGCGATCCTGCGCGGCGCTGCGAACGGCTCGACGCCGACGGAACTCGCGAGCGACGCCTGGGTGATCCGACGCAACGCGACGCGACTCATCTCGGCGCTCGGCGCGTTCCTCGATCGACTCGCCGGGCCACACGCGGCGAACCTCGCCAAGCGAGTCGAAGCCAGAATAGAGAACGGCGTCGCCGAAGACGCGGTCGGATTGACGGCCATCGATCAGGTTGGCCCGGGTCGGGCGAGCAAACTCGCCTCGGAAGGGCTGACGACGCCGGGAGACATCGTCGAGGAGGGAATCGGCGGCCTCGTCGACGCGGGGCTGACGGAGGGGGTCGCCGAATCGGTCTACGAGGGTGCCCAGTCGCTGCCCTCGATCGAATTCGACTGGGGACAGTTCCCCGAAACCGTCGCAACCGGGGAGAACGAAGTCTGTGACGTGACCGTCAGGAACGTCGGTGAACCCGCCCGCGCGGGCGTCCGCGTCACCGTCAACGGCGTCGAGATGACCAGCACGAAGACCTACTTGCGAGGCGAGGAGACCGTTCCCGTGGGCGTCTTCGGTGCCGACGCCGAGGAACTCGAGTTCACCGTCACCGTCACGTTTCCCGAGGAGTCGCTGTTACCACTCGAGTCGACGCGGACCGTCGACGTCGTCTGA
- a CDS encoding TetR/AcrR family transcriptional regulator: MSDAREGESTADTKEVIMEATFRALSEHGYKDLRMRDIGEEMDLTRQVIHYHFDGKYDLLSSFLEHVIEQYEGSVEVEEDADPRTELDARIDQCLFGPEFEEFSHWDRMKVYHELYTYAQNDGEHRKIFTDHYDRIRGSIVDVIETGIEQGAFRAVDAELMGQLVTDVIHAARGRRISLGHEDAPAEARAAIDEFILDSLYAEG, encoded by the coding sequence ATGAGCGATGCTCGAGAGGGGGAGTCCACCGCGGACACGAAGGAGGTGATCATGGAAGCGACGTTCCGTGCGCTGAGCGAGCACGGCTACAAGGACCTCCGAATGCGCGACATCGGCGAGGAAATGGATCTGACGCGGCAGGTAATCCACTATCACTTCGACGGAAAGTACGACCTCCTCTCCTCGTTTTTAGAACACGTCATCGAGCAGTACGAGGGAAGCGTGGAAGTCGAGGAGGACGCCGACCCGCGCACGGAACTCGACGCACGGATCGACCAGTGCCTGTTCGGCCCGGAGTTCGAGGAGTTCTCCCACTGGGATCGGATGAAAGTCTACCACGAACTGTACACCTACGCCCAGAACGACGGCGAACACCGGAAAATCTTCACCGACCACTACGACCGAATTCGCGGGAGTATCGTCGACGTCATCGAGACGGGCATCGAGCAGGGTGCGTTCCGGGCCGTCGACGCCGAACTGATGGGCCAACTCGTGACGGACGTCATCCACGCCGCACGCGGCCGACGCATCTCGCTCGGCCACGAGGACGCCCCGGCGGAGGCTCGAGCGGCCATCGACGAGTTCATCCTCGATTCGCTGTACGCAGAGGGCTAA
- a CDS encoding bacteriophage holin — MESQNRPRDPAPTMDELDGDYEDLDPMAFGFACGTTMALSVGLIGMLSRVGIAEEWRGLFADMYPGFESDDGGTLAGVVWAGADGFAMGITFGWLYNVFQRGGQRR, encoded by the coding sequence ATGGAATCACAGAATCGACCGCGAGATCCGGCACCGACGATGGACGAGTTGGACGGCGATTACGAAGACCTCGATCCGATGGCGTTCGGGTTCGCCTGCGGGACGACGATGGCACTCAGCGTCGGATTGATCGGAATGCTCTCTCGAGTCGGTATCGCCGAGGAGTGGCGAGGGCTCTTCGCGGATATGTACCCCGGCTTCGAGTCGGACGACGGCGGCACCCTCGCCGGCGTCGTGTGGGCCGGTGCCGACGGCTTCGCGATGGGGATCACGTTCGGTTGGCTCTACAACGTGTTCCAGCGAGGCGGGCAACGACGGTGA
- the mntA gene encoding type VII toxin-antitoxin system MntA family adenylyltransferase antitoxin, whose translation MRTWREATLDDSLPLERLQEVFQEHEIQLAILFGSHASGETHSRSDIDLAVELEDVQPTDPEYNERFFGLSADLSETLETDEVDLVDLHRASPELAATVFDRGILLVGNPNHATALRDRLMETESSPQSPRERFDAALTKIDEHLSGSAVTATDGETHNE comes from the coding sequence ATGAGAACCTGGAGGGAGGCTACTCTCGACGACTCGCTCCCACTCGAGAGGCTACAGGAAGTGTTCCAGGAACACGAGATCCAACTGGCGATCTTGTTTGGATCTCACGCGAGCGGAGAAACCCATTCTCGAAGTGATATTGATCTCGCAGTCGAACTCGAAGACGTCCAACCGACCGATCCGGAGTACAACGAACGCTTCTTCGGACTGAGTGCCGATCTCAGTGAGACACTCGAGACTGATGAGGTAGACCTCGTGGATCTTCACAGAGCTTCACCGGAACTGGCAGCGACAGTTTTCGACCGTGGAATACTCCTCGTCGGTAATCCAAATCATGCAACTGCCCTTCGAGACCGGCTGATGGAGACGGAGTCGTCCCCTCAGTCTCCGCGTGAACGGTTCGATGCGGCACTAACCAAAATCGACGAACATCTAAGCGGATCTGCTGTGACAGCAACGGACGGCGAGACGCACAACGAATGA
- the hepT gene encoding type VII toxin-antitoxin system HepT family RNase toxin has translation MTDEPFPPDRLNRILNAVETIEVSLGILARKQSLPRKEYYADTDSQDIVERRFVKMTEAAIDIAEELVKHERGSPPKSNPKSMRALEELDILSASTATEMAQGARFRNVLAHTYGEIIEHDVVYNALQDLERYRQFLIEVRDHLESVGALEEN, from the coding sequence ATGACGGATGAGCCCTTCCCACCAGATCGACTCAACAGGATCCTGAACGCTGTCGAGACGATCGAGGTCAGCTTGGGTATCCTTGCTCGGAAACAGTCACTACCCAGAAAGGAGTACTACGCCGACACCGATAGCCAGGATATCGTCGAGCGCAGGTTCGTGAAAATGACCGAGGCAGCGATCGATATCGCGGAGGAACTGGTCAAACACGAACGGGGCTCACCGCCGAAGAGCAATCCGAAATCGATGCGCGCACTCGAGGAACTCGACATCCTTTCGGCTTCGACAGCCACCGAAATGGCACAGGGAGCTCGATTCCGTAACGTCCTCGCACACACCTACGGAGAGATCATCGAGCATGATGTCGTCTACAACGCCTTACAGGACCTTGAGCGGTATCGGCAGTTCCTTATCGAGGTCCGTGACCATCTCGAATCCGTCGGCGCGCTCGAGGAAAACTGA
- a CDS encoding amidohydrolase family protein, translated as MSRTIIQHGTVVSLDPEIGQLEDADILIEDGEIVEIGAGLSAENAEVIDASDHIVVPGFVDSHIHLAQTQVRGIAGDWSLMGDYFDDMLGNITGLYQPEDMYLGGLFGALEKLYTGTTTVLDWSYPNTPEHAERAVDALQDTGVRAVYTYGPPGDDAATWWFESDVGLPEQQIREFDAEKIRDDDRLSLALGLRGPDFCTDETARGDLELARELDALATLHMGAACWPSSVYGDDYQGFGCLEDMLGPDVNVAHGNHFAQEDIDHAVEQGVSFSSTPEVEMQMGHGIPVTEKVIEAGGRPAWGVDVCSDISGDMTSQMRIGLQVQRMFENQAVLEGDEEVTELQTTARDTLEMATIEGARALNLEDEIGTLTPGKRADIVMIRTDDFMTAPSHNPIQTVVFQSDTSHIDTVLVDGEPVKQDGELRNPLVEEEFDRFVASGERLIDEAGIDLE; from the coding sequence ATGTCACGTACGATCATACAACACGGGACGGTCGTCTCGCTCGATCCGGAGATCGGACAACTCGAGGACGCGGATATCCTGATCGAGGACGGGGAAATCGTCGAAATCGGAGCGGGGCTGTCCGCGGAGAACGCGGAGGTCATCGACGCGAGCGACCACATCGTGGTTCCCGGGTTCGTCGACTCGCACATCCACCTCGCACAGACGCAGGTACGGGGTATCGCCGGGGACTGGTCGCTCATGGGCGACTACTTCGACGACATGCTCGGCAACATCACCGGGCTCTACCAGCCCGAAGACATGTACCTGGGCGGCCTCTTCGGCGCGCTCGAGAAGCTCTATACGGGGACGACCACGGTCTTGGATTGGTCGTACCCCAACACGCCCGAGCACGCCGAACGGGCCGTCGACGCGCTGCAGGATACCGGGGTGCGAGCGGTGTACACCTACGGCCCGCCGGGTGACGACGCGGCGACGTGGTGGTTCGAGAGCGACGTCGGTCTCCCCGAACAGCAAATCCGCGAGTTCGACGCCGAGAAGATCCGCGACGACGACCGACTCAGCCTCGCACTCGGGTTGCGAGGGCCGGATTTCTGTACCGACGAGACCGCCCGCGGCGATCTGGAACTGGCCCGCGAACTCGACGCCCTCGCCACGCTTCACATGGGCGCTGCATGTTGGCCGTCCTCGGTCTACGGCGACGACTACCAGGGCTTTGGTTGCCTCGAGGACATGCTCGGCCCGGACGTCAATGTCGCCCACGGGAACCACTTTGCCCAGGAGGACATCGACCACGCCGTCGAGCAGGGGGTCTCCTTTTCGTCGACTCCGGAAGTGGAAATGCAGATGGGCCACGGCATCCCCGTCACCGAAAAGGTCATAGAGGCCGGTGGCCGGCCGGCGTGGGGCGTCGACGTCTGCTCGGACATCAGCGGCGACATGACCAGCCAGATGCGGATCGGCCTGCAAGTCCAGCGGATGTTCGAGAACCAGGCGGTCCTCGAGGGAGACGAGGAGGTCACGGAGCTCCAGACCACTGCACGGGACACCCTCGAGATGGCCACCATCGAGGGGGCGAGAGCCCTGAACCTGGAGGACGAGATCGGAACGCTCACGCCGGGTAAGCGCGCGGACATCGTGATGATTCGGACGGACGACTTCATGACCGCGCCGAGTCACAACCCAATTCAGACCGTCGTCTTCCAGTCCGACACTTCTCACATCGACACCGTACTCGTCGACGGCGAACCCGTCAAGCAAGATGGCGAACTGCGCAATCCGCTCGTCGAGGAGGAGTTCGACCGCTTCGTCGCGTCCGGCGAGCGACTGATCGACGAGGCCGGAATCGACCTCGAGTAA